One region of Jatrophihabitans sp. genomic DNA includes:
- a CDS encoding alpha/beta fold hydrolase, whose protein sequence is MTATPLRMVCFPHAGAGMMTYYPWRSALAGRIEVRVVESPGRVGRPDDPPAGTVAELLSIVEQRAQPLLHPPYVLYGHSLGALLAFETARRLSAQGRAPALLVVSGRNAPTVPAAIAEIHKLPDEQFLQAVDQLDSSMPGLRSQPELAQLFLPTLRSDLTLAETYDYHDGPPLSCPILSIQGEDDPVVSRPGVAAWAAHTTGRCTFRWMPGEHLFHLAGGAGFLTQLSELMREALSSPA, encoded by the coding sequence ATGACGGCTACGCCGCTGCGGATGGTGTGCTTTCCCCATGCCGGCGCCGGCATGATGACCTACTACCCGTGGCGCTCGGCGCTAGCCGGACGGATCGAGGTTCGCGTGGTCGAGTCGCCCGGCAGAGTGGGCCGACCCGATGACCCGCCGGCCGGCACGGTCGCCGAGCTGCTGTCCATCGTCGAGCAGCGCGCTCAGCCACTGCTACATCCGCCGTACGTGCTGTACGGGCACAGCCTGGGCGCCCTGCTCGCCTTCGAGACCGCTCGCCGGCTCAGCGCCCAGGGACGGGCGCCGGCCTTGCTGGTGGTGTCCGGGCGCAACGCGCCGACCGTCCCGGCAGCGATTGCCGAGATTCACAAACTGCCTGACGAGCAGTTCCTGCAAGCGGTTGATCAGCTGGACAGCTCCATGCCTGGCTTACGCAGCCAGCCCGAGCTGGCCCAGCTGTTTCTTCCCACACTGCGCTCTGATCTCACACTGGCCGAGACCTATGACTACCACGACGGCCCACCGCTGAGCTGCCCGATTCTCTCGATTCAGGGTGAGGATGACCCGGTGGTCAGCAGGCCAGGCGTCGCGGCCTGGGCCGCTCACACCACCGGCCGCTGCACCTTTCGATGGATGCCCGGCGAGCACCTGTTTCACCTCGCCGGCGGCGCGGGCTTTCTCACCCAGCTGTCCGAGCTTATGCGCGAGGCGCTTTCTTCACCGGCTTGA
- a CDS encoding NAD(P)/FAD-dependent oxidoreductase, translating into MTELEYDYDIGIIGGGPAGSTTAAYLRQAGLSVAVFESAQFPREHVGESLVPATTPVLIETGVMPKVDAAGFPKKYGAAWTSAESRNISHNGFENLTHDFRAAEVLFSERDQQGVDRDYTFHVDRGIFDKILLDHARSLGAEVFEQTRVLGVDFDAPNSTVLHTRNSDGARDVRTRMVVDASGRQTMLGNQLKYKVSDPIFNQYAVHTWFKGLDRKALATQEGQTDYIFIHFLPLTDTWVWQIPITDEITSIGVVTQKSRFQDWKDDREGFFWDCVASRPDLLDALKSSERVKPFKTEGDYSYSMTQVAGDSFVLIGDAARFVDPIFSSGVSVALNSARLASRDIIDAFKAGDYSHERFHRFESTLRRAVSSWYEFISIYYRLNVLFTAFVQDPRYRLDVLKMLQGDVYDDQEPAALIAMREVVSAVENDPDHLWHRYLGELRSPTAAASF; encoded by the coding sequence ATGACAGAACTCGAATATGACTATGACATCGGTATCATCGGCGGGGGGCCGGCCGGATCCACGACGGCTGCCTACCTTCGGCAGGCGGGCCTCTCGGTCGCGGTGTTCGAGAGCGCGCAGTTCCCGCGTGAGCATGTCGGAGAGTCGCTGGTGCCGGCCACCACGCCGGTGCTGATCGAGACCGGGGTTATGCCCAAGGTCGACGCCGCGGGCTTTCCGAAGAAGTACGGCGCGGCGTGGACCTCTGCCGAGAGCCGCAACATCTCCCACAACGGTTTCGAGAACCTGACCCACGACTTTCGAGCGGCCGAGGTGCTCTTCAGCGAGCGGGACCAGCAGGGTGTGGATCGGGATTACACCTTCCACGTAGACCGCGGCATCTTCGACAAGATCCTGCTCGACCACGCCCGCAGCCTGGGCGCCGAGGTCTTCGAGCAGACCAGGGTGCTCGGCGTCGACTTCGACGCGCCCAACAGCACTGTGCTGCACACGCGCAACAGCGACGGCGCTCGCGACGTGCGCACCCGGATGGTCGTCGACGCCTCCGGCCGCCAGACGATGCTGGGCAATCAGTTGAAGTACAAGGTCTCTGACCCGATCTTCAACCAGTACGCCGTGCACACCTGGTTCAAGGGCTTGGACCGTAAGGCGTTGGCCACCCAGGAGGGCCAGACCGATTACATCTTCATCCACTTCCTGCCGCTGACCGACACGTGGGTGTGGCAGATACCCATCACCGACGAGATCACCAGCATCGGGGTAGTGACCCAGAAATCCCGCTTTCAGGACTGGAAGGACGACCGGGAAGGTTTCTTCTGGGACTGTGTCGCGAGCCGGCCGGACCTGCTCGACGCCCTGAAAAGCTCGGAGCGGGTCAAGCCGTTCAAGACCGAGGGCGACTACAGCTACTCGATGACCCAGGTGGCCGGAGACTCGTTCGTCCTGATCGGTGACGCGGCCCGGTTCGTCGACCCCATCTTCTCCAGCGGCGTCAGCGTGGCGTTGAACAGCGCCCGACTGGCCAGCCGCGACATCATCGACGCCTTCAAGGCCGGGGACTACAGTCACGAGCGGTTCCACCGGTTCGAGTCGACGCTGCGCCGGGCGGTCAGCTCGTGGTATGAGTTCATCTCGATCTACTACCGCTTGAATGTGTTGTTCACTGCCTTCGTCCAAGACCCCCGCTACCGGCTCGATGTCCTGAAGATGCTGCAGGGTGACGTCTACGACGACCAAGAGCCCGCTGCCCTGATAGCGATGCGCGAGGTCGTCAGCGCCGTGGAGAACGACCCCGATCATCTGTGGCACCGCTACCTCGGTGAGCTCAGGTCGCCTACGGCGGCCGCATCCTTCTAG
- a CDS encoding beta-ketoacyl synthase N-terminal-like domain-containing protein, producing the protein MAVVSVGCRLPGGIRDLAGLSRVLHQGESVLQEVPADRWGSQFYDETMRRQGTTRSHVGAFLSDIQRFDTDFFGISPREAREMDPQQRVLLEVAWETLAGTGHSQEHWAGSSTGVFAGVLASDYLVLHSKTRGVTGIDPFYATGKEFSFGAGRIAYSFDLHGPVMTVTTACSSSLLAVHLACQSLRAGECDAALAGGVNLLVTPELTVFMSQVGAVSPTGRSAPFSASADGVVRGEGCALVLLKRLADAERDGDDIVAVINGSAVNHDGHSAGLTVPNAAAQARLVRQALRAAGVEPEEIGYLEAHATGTPLGDPIELAALDEVFGRRASAADPLLVGSHKAVFGHLDSAAGILGLLKAITVVKDGLVPPQPPLDELTPHFNWAGGGLRIATEATRLATADDRPRRAGVSAFGLSGTNVHVVISQPPITTPAATGGARPQPWSWSGDAHWLAGVEPGEQGSSGGPSAVTPAPVAEIKRAAPPQPRVAATAPAAGQPATSDSAVMSVATAPAADLAGIREGVHAAVRQVLGLSDSKPVPAQRPLLDQGLTSITAVELATLLSSTFGTPKDPTLVYLCPRVEDLINHFAGLSTAGASDAAASSTPADSAHAGSAPSARADSAHTARAAGVAASLPAAAPARVEQPAAPAPVADSASTVLPRVEHPGSLAIVGMACRVPGASTIEEFWQLVCDGAVQVREIPAHRRERDGWSTVAAEVPSRGGYLDNVEGFDAGYFKISPMEAERIDPQQRLFLEVASEALADAGIVVGAEITARTGVYVGMNTTDYQQRLTRAQSDVDVYFGTGNSFAGTPGRLAYALNLGGPCLSVDTACSSSLTAVHLASQALRSGDCDAAVVGGVNVISGPTVSISMARGGALAADGHCKTFSEAADGYGRGEGAGVIVLKRLDQALADGDQIYATVLGSALNSDGASGGFTVPNAAAQTAVVTAALASARVRPSDVGYVEAHGTGTPLGDPIELQALSKALRGDPASAVYVGSVKSLIGHLEAAAGLVGLIKAALSIHREEIPPHQLTGARTSRVPWQELGIRLADRGTAWPRRQERFAGISAFGFTGSNAHVVLGQSPVPSAVTGLPTSADSEAVLVLSADSPAALRQHAAQLVTVLAEGASLEDLAYTLARRRSTYRHRAVVLAENSAGARQALLDIAADRPNPDVVLGGRAVTEPSGICYQFGAEAYLQAGWAYLPDELRLAGNEAAAEIDSLTRKLLSNLSSTQRRRVATLRAQVGWLSIWRRLGLRQSFAIGEGVGAQAAAWARGEISLGVAVERALHASQAEDLQAEQAAPGEDRDGSVVIDVVPSCVATAGWLWLQAHSFIAGYPTSWRGAIAETGRRIWLPAYPWQRRDFWFTSSAVDQVAPSVVSTGTPGEDGQEAGVAGSDRLDDRLDDRLDPVRRLLFSHEWRPVELAASTRAAGGRWLIFADPQAPLAQGLAAQLESRGQQVQLAGIPDPDPAHWTSALAAAAAEGAVNAVLMVAERADAELLTIRFGQAVQRFPGSLGTAHLLTRAAHPIDPETAPRPEQAAAWAVGAVLATELSRRWGRLIDLAEPIATADAATVATALLSEQAGDQLHLDGARCHVRRIRRQLDAPDPKRQDFDPDLRFAVHGPDMSTVRPVLRWLADKGAAGALVHLDESATTGELADSTLAVEQFADEGSWLDRLGESAAAGTLGGLVYCAEHQDPPVMVRDCEPTEHDDHAAGELLAAAIGRLGLDAPAVAAAANSGGTPAGVPALVLLLTDAAGDWGALGAAESGARRARERAVLWQHPALRHAARVLSLLPREHPHAAAGASVLQADSGIGQLSPQQVLDVLDFAVSAPAGTELSAGVVDVERYVSVCQRLAPRALLNELDTAVAGEDRQSAVLKELRALDPARRSDRLLDLVLTATAAVLGLNAREVDPDNGFFDLGMDSIMAVSLKTRLENDTDTELPVTLTFELPTPRKVARHLTALLESDPDGPALETASDAKPAAFGWPGQPAVDAGAAEDTTADEATDDELLALLSQATASARNLLQETSPW; encoded by the coding sequence GTGGCTGTCGTGAGTGTGGGCTGCCGGCTACCCGGAGGTATCCGGGACCTGGCCGGGCTGAGCCGGGTGCTGCACCAGGGGGAGTCCGTTCTGCAAGAGGTTCCGGCAGATCGGTGGGGCTCGCAGTTCTACGACGAGACGATGCGGCGGCAGGGGACCACCCGTAGCCATGTCGGGGCTTTTCTCTCCGACATCCAGCGGTTCGACACCGACTTCTTCGGCATCTCACCCAGGGAAGCACGGGAGATGGATCCGCAGCAGCGGGTGCTCCTGGAGGTCGCCTGGGAGACCCTGGCCGGGACGGGTCACTCCCAGGAGCACTGGGCCGGGAGTTCCACCGGCGTGTTCGCCGGGGTGCTGGCCAGCGACTACCTCGTCCTGCACAGCAAGACCCGTGGCGTCACGGGCATCGACCCTTTTTACGCCACCGGCAAGGAGTTCAGCTTCGGCGCCGGTCGGATCGCCTACAGCTTCGACCTGCACGGCCCGGTCATGACCGTCACGACGGCTTGCTCGTCCTCATTGCTCGCGGTGCACCTGGCCTGCCAGAGCCTGCGCGCCGGCGAGTGCGACGCTGCCCTGGCCGGTGGTGTCAACCTGCTGGTGACGCCGGAACTCACCGTGTTCATGTCTCAGGTCGGCGCGGTGTCACCCACCGGCCGCTCCGCCCCGTTCAGCGCCAGTGCCGATGGAGTGGTGCGAGGCGAGGGTTGCGCGCTGGTGCTGCTCAAGCGGCTCGCTGACGCCGAGCGCGACGGCGATGACATCGTGGCCGTCATCAACGGCAGCGCTGTGAACCACGACGGCCACAGCGCCGGTCTGACCGTTCCGAACGCGGCCGCTCAGGCTCGGCTGGTCCGGCAGGCGTTGCGTGCCGCCGGGGTCGAGCCGGAGGAGATCGGGTACCTCGAGGCGCACGCCACCGGCACACCGCTCGGGGACCCCATTGAACTGGCCGCCCTGGACGAGGTTTTCGGTCGCAGGGCCTCGGCGGCCGACCCACTGCTGGTGGGCTCGCACAAGGCCGTCTTCGGTCATCTGGACTCCGCCGCCGGAATCCTCGGCCTGCTCAAGGCGATCACGGTGGTGAAAGACGGCCTGGTGCCGCCGCAGCCGCCTTTGGACGAGCTCACTCCGCACTTCAACTGGGCAGGTGGCGGGCTTCGGATAGCCACCGAGGCGACCCGGCTGGCAACCGCCGATGACCGGCCCCGCCGTGCCGGGGTGAGCGCTTTCGGGCTCAGCGGAACCAACGTGCACGTCGTGATCAGCCAGCCTCCGATCACCACGCCGGCCGCGACCGGCGGCGCCAGGCCTCAGCCGTGGAGCTGGTCCGGTGACGCGCACTGGTTGGCCGGCGTCGAGCCCGGCGAGCAGGGCAGCTCCGGCGGCCCTTCGGCGGTGACCCCGGCGCCGGTGGCCGAGATCAAGCGCGCTGCGCCACCCCAGCCTCGGGTCGCCGCGACGGCGCCCGCGGCCGGTCAGCCGGCGACCAGCGACTCCGCGGTGATGAGCGTCGCGACGGCGCCCGCGGCCGACCTCGCCGGCATTCGAGAGGGGGTGCATGCGGCGGTTCGACAGGTGCTCGGCCTGAGCGACTCCAAGCCGGTGCCGGCTCAGCGGCCGCTGCTGGACCAGGGCCTCACCTCTATCACGGCAGTCGAGTTGGCGACCCTGCTGTCCTCCACCTTCGGCACGCCCAAGGATCCAACGCTGGTGTACCTCTGCCCGCGGGTTGAGGACCTCATCAACCACTTCGCGGGCCTGAGCACCGCCGGCGCGTCGGATGCCGCCGCCAGCAGCACTCCCGCTGACAGCGCCCATGCCGGCAGCGCGCCAAGCGCCCGCGCCGACAGCGCTCACACCGCACGTGCCGCCGGTGTCGCGGCTTCGCTCCCAGCCGCGGCGCCGGCTCGTGTGGAACAGCCCGCCGCGCCGGCGCCGGTCGCCGATTCGGCTTCGACCGTCCTGCCCCGGGTCGAGCACCCTGGATCGCTGGCGATCGTGGGGATGGCGTGCCGGGTGCCAGGGGCCAGCACCATCGAGGAGTTCTGGCAGCTTGTCTGTGACGGCGCTGTGCAGGTGCGAGAGATCCCAGCCCATCGCCGCGAGCGTGATGGCTGGAGCACGGTGGCAGCCGAGGTGCCCAGCAGAGGCGGTTACCTCGATAATGTCGAGGGATTCGACGCCGGCTACTTCAAGATCTCCCCGATGGAGGCGGAGCGGATCGATCCGCAGCAGCGGCTGTTCCTCGAGGTGGCATCAGAGGCGCTGGCCGACGCGGGCATCGTGGTCGGCGCTGAGATCACCGCCAGGACCGGTGTGTACGTCGGGATGAACACCACCGACTACCAGCAGCGGCTGACCCGCGCGCAGTCCGACGTGGACGTCTACTTCGGCACCGGCAACAGCTTCGCCGGCACACCCGGACGGCTTGCCTACGCGCTCAACCTGGGAGGCCCGTGCCTGAGCGTGGACACCGCGTGCTCGTCGTCGCTGACGGCCGTTCACCTGGCCAGTCAGGCGTTGCGCTCCGGCGACTGCGACGCCGCGGTCGTCGGAGGCGTGAACGTCATCAGCGGCCCGACGGTCTCCATCTCCATGGCGCGCGGCGGGGCGCTTGCCGCCGACGGGCACTGCAAGACCTTCTCCGAAGCCGCCGACGGCTACGGCCGGGGCGAAGGCGCTGGTGTCATCGTTCTGAAGCGACTGGACCAAGCGCTCGCCGACGGCGATCAGATCTATGCCACCGTGCTGGGCAGCGCCCTGAACTCCGACGGGGCCAGCGGCGGCTTCACGGTGCCCAACGCGGCGGCCCAGACCGCGGTGGTGACCGCCGCGCTCGCCTCGGCCCGGGTGCGTCCTTCTGACGTCGGATACGTCGAAGCGCACGGCACGGGCACCCCGCTCGGTGACCCCATCGAACTGCAGGCGCTGAGCAAGGCGCTGCGTGGAGATCCTGCCAGCGCGGTCTACGTGGGATCGGTGAAGTCGCTGATCGGCCATCTGGAGGCGGCGGCCGGCCTGGTCGGCCTGATCAAGGCGGCGCTCTCGATCCACCGCGAGGAGATCCCACCGCACCAGCTCACCGGCGCGCGCACCAGCAGGGTTCCCTGGCAGGAGCTGGGGATCCGGCTCGCCGACCGGGGCACCGCCTGGCCCCGTCGGCAAGAACGGTTCGCCGGAATCAGCGCGTTCGGCTTCACCGGCAGCAACGCCCACGTCGTCCTCGGCCAGTCACCGGTCCCATCAGCGGTGACCGGCCTGCCCACCAGCGCTGACTCCGAGGCCGTCCTGGTGCTGTCTGCCGACAGTCCGGCCGCGCTGCGGCAACACGCCGCGCAGCTCGTCACGGTGCTCGCGGAGGGCGCCTCCCTGGAGGATCTGGCCTACACGCTGGCGCGGCGTCGCAGCACTTACCGCCACCGGGCCGTGGTCCTGGCCGAGAACTCGGCAGGCGCCCGGCAGGCCCTGCTGGACATCGCCGCTGACCGTCCGAACCCCGATGTCGTCCTAGGTGGCCGGGCTGTCACCGAACCGTCCGGCATCTGCTACCAGTTCGGCGCCGAGGCCTACTTGCAAGCGGGTTGGGCGTACCTGCCTGACGAACTGCGGCTGGCCGGCAACGAGGCGGCCGCCGAGATCGACAGCCTCACCCGCAAGCTGCTCTCGAACCTGTCCAGCACCCAGCGGCGACGAGTGGCGACGTTGCGCGCTCAGGTCGGCTGGTTGTCGATCTGGCGGCGGCTTGGCCTGCGACAGTCCTTCGCGATCGGAGAGGGAGTGGGCGCGCAGGCCGCGGCCTGGGCGCGGGGTGAGATCTCCCTCGGCGTCGCTGTCGAGCGAGCACTGCACGCCAGCCAGGCTGAGGATCTCCAAGCCGAGCAGGCGGCGCCGGGCGAGGATCGGGACGGCAGCGTGGTCATCGATGTCGTGCCGTCCTGCGTCGCGACAGCTGGCTGGCTGTGGTTGCAGGCGCACAGCTTCATAGCCGGATACCCGACCAGCTGGCGCGGGGCCATAGCCGAGACCGGCCGCCGGATCTGGCTGCCAGCCTATCCGTGGCAACGGCGCGACTTCTGGTTCACCTCCAGCGCCGTGGACCAGGTCGCGCCGTCGGTGGTTTCGACGGGCACGCCGGGCGAGGACGGTCAGGAGGCAGGCGTCGCCGGGTCGGACCGGCTGGATGACCGGCTGGATGACCGGCTGGACCCGGTGCGGCGATTGCTGTTCAGCCACGAGTGGCGACCGGTCGAGCTCGCGGCATCGACACGCGCGGCCGGCGGCCGCTGGCTGATCTTCGCCGACCCGCAGGCGCCGCTGGCCCAAGGCTTGGCTGCTCAGCTGGAATCTCGCGGCCAGCAAGTCCAGCTCGCCGGCATACCTGATCCTGATCCGGCGCACTGGACCTCGGCGCTGGCCGCCGCGGCCGCCGAAGGCGCCGTCAACGCGGTGCTGATGGTCGCCGAGCGCGCCGACGCAGAACTGCTGACGATCCGTTTCGGTCAGGCAGTGCAGCGCTTTCCCGGCTCGCTCGGCACGGCGCACCTGCTTACTCGGGCAGCGCACCCGATCGACCCGGAGACCGCGCCACGCCCGGAACAGGCCGCGGCGTGGGCAGTCGGAGCGGTGCTGGCCACCGAGCTCTCCCGACGCTGGGGCCGGTTGATCGACCTGGCCGAGCCCATCGCGACAGCCGACGCGGCGACGGTGGCCACTGCCCTGCTCAGCGAGCAGGCCGGCGACCAGTTGCACCTGGACGGCGCTCGCTGCCACGTCCGCCGCATTCGCCGCCAACTCGACGCTCCCGACCCGAAGCGGCAGGACTTCGACCCCGACCTGCGCTTCGCCGTGCACGGCCCGGACATGTCAACGGTGCGACCGGTCCTGCGCTGGTTGGCTGACAAGGGCGCCGCTGGCGCGCTGGTGCATCTGGACGAGTCGGCGACCACCGGCGAGCTGGCCGACAGCACCCTGGCCGTCGAGCAGTTCGCCGACGAGGGCAGCTGGCTGGACCGGCTTGGCGAGTCGGCAGCCGCCGGCACGTTGGGTGGCCTGGTGTACTGCGCCGAGCACCAGGACCCGCCGGTCATGGTGCGCGACTGCGAGCCCACCGAGCACGATGACCATGCCGCGGGGGAGTTGCTGGCCGCCGCGATCGGCCGGCTCGGCCTCGATGCGCCGGCCGTCGCAGCGGCAGCGAACTCAGGCGGCACACCCGCCGGCGTGCCTGCTCTGGTGCTGTTGCTCACCGACGCCGCCGGTGACTGGGGAGCGCTCGGGGCAGCGGAGTCCGGCGCACGCCGAGCCCGCGAGCGCGCCGTGCTGTGGCAGCACCCGGCACTGCGCCACGCCGCGCGGGTGCTGTCCCTGCTGCCACGCGAGCACCCGCACGCTGCTGCTGGCGCCTCGGTGCTTCAAGCCGACAGCGGCATCGGGCAGCTCAGTCCGCAGCAGGTTCTGGACGTGCTGGACTTTGCGGTGTCGGCGCCGGCCGGGACCGAGCTAAGCGCGGGCGTGGTCGATGTCGAACGCTACGTCAGCGTCTGCCAGCGGCTAGCTCCGCGAGCGCTGCTGAACGAGCTGGACACCGCCGTCGCCGGCGAGGACAGGCAAAGCGCCGTGCTCAAGGAGCTGCGTGCGCTGGACCCGGCCCGACGTTCGGATCGGTTGCTGGACCTTGTGCTCACGGCAACCGCCGCGGTGTTGGGGCTCAACGCCCGAGAGGTCGACCCCGACAACGGGTTCTTCGACCTCGGGATGGACTCGATCATGGCGGTGTCGCTGAAGACCCGGCTGGAGAACGACACCGACACCGAACTGCCGGTCACCCTCACCTTCGAGCTGCCGACCCCTCGCAAGGTGGCCAGGCACCTGACCGCGCTACTGGAATCCGATCCAGACGGGCCCGCCCTTGAGACGGCCAGCGACGCCAAGCCGGCTGCGTTCGGCTGGCCTGGCCAGCCAGCCGTCGACGCTGGCGCCGCTGAGGACACCACCGCTGACGAGGCCACCGACGATGAGCTGCTGGCGCTGCTTTCACAGGCCACAGCCTCGGCTCGCAATCTGCTTCAGGAGACTTCCCCATGGTAA
- a CDS encoding TetR family transcriptional regulator, with protein sequence MVAPSGSAAGGSQRSNRTGRRPGGSGTRDDILEAARKLFAERGYAGATIRAIALEAGVDGALIHHFFASKEGVFAAAIEDTFSPDEMLPPVLQADVEGMGERLVRTFLSKWEEPTTDQQLLAVLRSAVSNEDAAQLLRTFLTQQLLGRIGQALKGEDAELRATLIGAQLVGVAFLRYVLAYGPIAHLPAERIVELLSPTIQRYLTEPLAVPVPLTRPTKVERPVSDIQAAPSNVIKPVKKAPRA encoded by the coding sequence ATGGTCGCGCCATCGGGCTCCGCCGCGGGAGGTTCTCAGCGCTCCAACCGCACCGGGCGGCGGCCCGGTGGCAGCGGCACCCGCGATGACATCCTCGAAGCTGCTCGCAAGCTGTTCGCCGAACGGGGTTACGCCGGGGCGACGATCCGCGCGATCGCTCTTGAAGCAGGCGTGGACGGAGCGTTGATCCACCACTTCTTCGCGTCGAAGGAGGGCGTGTTCGCCGCCGCCATCGAAGACACCTTCTCTCCCGACGAGATGCTGCCGCCGGTGTTGCAGGCCGACGTCGAAGGCATGGGGGAGCGGTTGGTGCGGACCTTCCTCAGCAAGTGGGAAGAGCCGACCACCGACCAGCAGTTGCTCGCCGTGCTGCGATCGGCGGTGTCGAACGAGGACGCGGCCCAGCTGCTGCGGACCTTCTTGACCCAGCAGCTTCTGGGCCGCATCGGGCAGGCGCTGAAAGGCGAAGACGCCGAACTGCGCGCCACCCTCATCGGCGCGCAGTTGGTGGGCGTCGCTTTCCTGCGCTACGTCCTGGCCTACGGCCCGATCGCCCACCTGCCCGCCGAGCGCATCGTGGAACTGCTGAGCCCGACGATCCAGCGTTATCTCACCGAACCGCTGGCCGTGCCGGTGCCGCTCACCCGGCCCACGAAGGTGGAGCGGCCGGTCTCTGACATCCAGGCCGCGCCGAGCAACGTCATCAAGCCGGTGAAGAAAGCGCCTCGCGCATAA
- a CDS encoding flavin reductase family protein, protein MTAKLKIEIESSDEPAGEAEGPVAALASKLRQVFRTEVPSVHGRVDGADFRDVMASLPTAVSVVTAIDPEGAPRGLTCSAVCSVSADPPQVLVCINQRNGSLAAIRHSGAFVINVLSSTSAGLSDQFASSAAEKFGDVSWRPAPNSGLPVLDGSAHAFIDCELTADITAGSHAILVGTVQACGTDLDSMHPLLYWRRAYGTWLQHES, encoded by the coding sequence GTGACCGCAAAACTCAAGATCGAGATCGAGAGCTCCGACGAGCCCGCCGGCGAGGCCGAAGGCCCCGTGGCCGCTCTGGCCAGCAAGCTGCGCCAGGTGTTTCGCACCGAGGTGCCCAGCGTTCACGGACGGGTCGACGGCGCCGACTTCCGGGACGTGATGGCCAGCCTGCCCACCGCGGTGTCGGTGGTCACGGCTATCGACCCAGAAGGCGCACCGCGCGGGTTGACCTGCAGCGCGGTGTGCAGTGTCTCCGCCGACCCGCCGCAGGTGCTGGTGTGCATCAATCAACGCAACGGCAGCCTCGCCGCCATCCGGCACAGCGGCGCCTTCGTCATCAACGTCCTGAGCTCGACCTCGGCCGGTCTGTCCGACCAGTTCGCCTCCTCGGCGGCGGAGAAGTTCGGTGACGTCAGCTGGCGCCCGGCGCCCAACTCGGGATTGCCGGTGCTCGACGGCTCAGCTCATGCCTTCATCGACTGCGAGTTGACCGCCGACATCACCGCGGGCAGCCACGCCATCCTGGTCGGCACGGTCCAGGCGTGCGGCACCGACCTTGACTCGATGCACCCGTTGCTCTACTGGCGCAGGGCATACGGCACCTGGTTGCAGCACGAGTCCTGA